From Halalkalibaculum roseum, one genomic window encodes:
- the queA gene encoding tRNA preQ1(34) S-adenosylmethionine ribosyltransferase-isomerase QueA, translating to MKLTDFKFETEDFNVPDEPVEPRDAAKLMVLDRSDKSIKHEKFSDIHKYFNEGDVLIYNNTKVFPARLKGKKEKTDADIEVFLLRELMPENMLWDVLVEPARKIRIGNKLYFGEDLMAEVIDNTTSRGRTMRFLFEGTNEELYARLDEIGEMPLPPYIERDPVEEDKERYQTIFAKERGAVAAPFAAMHFTPELVKKLEDKGVELLPITLHIGWGTFRPVEVEDLTKHRMDSENYYISDETSAKINEALKSKKNKVVGCGTTAVRTIETSITASGISKPGTGWTDKFIFPPYDFKITESVITNFHRPESTMLMLGAAFAGYDFLMEAYEEAQEKDYRFFAFGDAMIIV from the coding sequence ATGAAATTAACTGATTTTAAATTTGAGACTGAAGACTTTAATGTTCCTGATGAACCGGTCGAGCCAAGGGACGCCGCTAAGCTTATGGTGCTCGACAGAAGTGACAAATCTATTAAGCACGAAAAATTTTCTGACATCCATAAGTATTTTAATGAAGGGGATGTTCTTATCTACAATAACACCAAGGTTTTTCCTGCTCGTCTGAAAGGTAAGAAGGAGAAGACCGACGCCGATATCGAAGTATTTCTGCTCAGAGAACTTATGCCGGAAAACATGTTGTGGGACGTACTGGTAGAACCTGCAAGAAAAATACGTATAGGAAACAAACTGTATTTCGGTGAAGATTTAATGGCTGAAGTCATCGATAATACCACCTCGCGCGGCAGAACCATGCGTTTTCTTTTCGAAGGCACAAACGAAGAGCTGTATGCCCGGCTTGATGAAATCGGTGAGATGCCATTGCCTCCGTATATTGAAAGAGATCCCGTTGAAGAGGACAAGGAGCGCTATCAGACCATTTTTGCCAAAGAGCGGGGCGCCGTTGCAGCACCGTTTGCAGCCATGCATTTTACTCCCGAACTGGTAAAGAAACTGGAAGATAAGGGTGTTGAGCTGTTGCCTATCACCTTGCATATCGGCTGGGGTACCTTCCGACCGGTAGAGGTTGAAGACCTGACCAAGCACCGTATGGATTCCGAGAACTACTATATTTCCGATGAAACTTCAGCAAAAATTAACGAAGCTCTAAAGAGCAAGAAGAATAAGGTGGTCGGTTGCGGCACCACCGCCGTTCGAACTATTGAAACCAGCATCACCGCTAGTGGCATATCGAAGCCGGGAACGGGATGGACTGACAAGTTCATTTTCCCGCCTTATGATTTCAAAATTACCGAATCGGTTATTACCAATTTCCATCGTCCGGAATCGACGATGCTCATGCTGGGTGCGGCTTTTGCCGGATATGACTTCCTGATGGAAGCTTATGAAGAAGCCCAGGAAAAGGATTACCGTTTCTTCGCATTTGGAGATGCCATGATTATCGTATAG